From a region of the Triticum aestivum cultivar Chinese Spring chromosome 7D, IWGSC CS RefSeq v2.1, whole genome shotgun sequence genome:
- the LOC123166461 gene encoding NADH dehydrogenase [ubiquinone] 1 beta subcomplex subunit 2, protein MGGGGAHGGTTYKGYTIPHNKRWHTIAGKGLCATMWFWIFYRAKQDGAVLLGMRHPWDGHDDHAHGHGHAHEHEASSSSSPSH, encoded by the exons atgggcggcggcggcgcgcacggcggCACGACGTACAAGGGCTACACCATCCCCCACAACAAGCGCTGGCACACCATCGCCGGCAAGGGCCTCTGCGCCACCATGTG GTTTTGGATTTTCTACAGGGCTAAACAGGACGGCGCTGTGCTCTTG ggtatgcgTCATCCTTGGGATGGCCATGATGATCACGCGCATGGTCATGGACATGCACACGAGCATGAG GCTTCATCGTCGTCATCGCCGTCCCATTGA